From a single Anaerolineales bacterium genomic region:
- a CDS encoding DEAD/DEAH box helicase family protein, translating to MRRISEDTTRKEMIDPQLERAGWYLADHSRVKTEIPVDGYDAEPWNGISDYTLYRENGEVLAVVEAKKTSVDVRLAEAQLTHYVTEIEKHQSFRPFGFLANGLEIHFVDVGVAPKREVFGFFTREDLENLLYIRQNAVPLSSVEINNQIVDRSYQHEAIRRVGEAFANGKRKALIVMATGTGKTRTTMGLIDVFMRADQAKKILFVADRDALVEQAIDDGFQKYLPTEPCTRLHSWKVETSQRLYAVTLQTLSNIFEQFSPAFFDLIVFDEVHRSIYNKFNEVLEYFDARQVGLTATPANYINRDTFLAFDCTDGKPTYLYTYEQAIEDKYLVDYELYAARTKFQRQGIHGVDLTEEERNALIEKGLDPDDINYEGTELEKEVSNRDTLRKQWEEIWDVCRKDSSGQLPGKTIVFAMTQDHALRLQDAFYEMYPQFPDLAKVITHKSEYRGTLVEAFKKKDFPRIAISVDMLDTGIDIPEAVNLVFMKPVQSPIKLQQMIGRGTRVQAACRNLALLPNFEKKDFLIIDFWENNFSRDAKEVVDQSTPVLVTIFNTRLKLLETYLKDQKDPDCKQVIADLREQIQGIPTDSFTIRKHMPEIEEAWTDAFWDYLIPSKIEFLKLKVAPHLRLVPGVDVAAATFISKVERLKLLKRTGRETSGTIQSIVEDAQSLRDTILSDAEIKAKSMCVPEKLVEFSNNELDLLRDVLSPCMKNKIRYDSFLELDLLDSIAVSGYILLTKSGEKMYVAEYRRLVEERILQLVANHPTIKAIQNSYGRGEALLRPYIDDWQLLELERTLTKELGEGDLEVTPENLKKVFAHTADSFLGLVRQVLDMQYLPDYKDLVARQFETYVTQHNYNADQIRFLRAVQSVFLQKRHLETADLYEPPLDMFGADAVERWFTEKEVEEVVEFANKMAV from the coding sequence TTGCGCCGAATTAGTGAGGATACAACCCGCAAGGAAATGATCGACCCGCAGTTGGAAAGGGCGGGTTGGTATCTTGCTGACCATTCCAGGGTAAAGACCGAAATCCCTGTGGACGGCTACGATGCCGAGCCGTGGAATGGAATTTCGGATTACACGCTATACCGCGAAAATGGGGAAGTATTAGCGGTGGTCGAAGCCAAGAAGACATCGGTTGACGTCCGCCTGGCAGAAGCACAACTCACGCATTATGTGACTGAAATTGAAAAACACCAGAGTTTCCGTCCGTTCGGCTTTTTAGCCAACGGACTGGAAATCCATTTTGTGGATGTAGGAGTTGCTCCCAAGCGGGAAGTGTTCGGATTCTTCACGCGCGAAGATTTGGAGAACCTGCTCTACATTCGTCAGAATGCGGTGCCGTTGAGTTCGGTTGAAATCAATAATCAAATTGTTGACCGTTCCTACCAGCACGAAGCCATCCGCCGCGTGGGCGAAGCCTTCGCCAATGGCAAGCGCAAAGCCCTGATCGTCATGGCGACAGGGACAGGCAAGACGCGTACCACAATGGGCTTGATAGATGTATTCATGCGGGCGGATCAGGCGAAGAAAATCTTATTCGTAGCGGACCGTGACGCACTCGTGGAACAAGCCATTGACGATGGTTTCCAAAAATATCTTCCAACGGAACCATGTACACGCTTGCACAGTTGGAAAGTGGAAACCAGCCAGCGCCTGTACGCGGTGACGTTGCAAACGCTGAGCAATATCTTCGAGCAGTTCTCGCCTGCCTTCTTTGACTTGATCGTCTTCGATGAAGTCCATCGCTCGATCTACAACAAATTCAACGAAGTGCTGGAGTATTTCGATGCCCGCCAGGTGGGATTGACCGCCACGCCCGCCAATTACATCAACCGCGACACCTTTCTTGCCTTCGATTGCACGGATGGCAAGCCGACCTATCTTTACACCTACGAACAAGCCATCGAAGACAAGTATCTCGTGGATTATGAACTCTACGCCGCGCGGACCAAGTTCCAGCGGCAGGGCATTCACGGCGTGGACTTAACCGAAGAGGAACGCAACGCCCTGATCGAAAAGGGACTTGACCCCGACGACATCAATTACGAAGGCACAGAACTGGAAAAGGAAGTCAGTAACCGCGATACGCTTCGTAAACAGTGGGAAGAGATTTGGGACGTGTGCCGAAAAGATTCGTCGGGACAATTGCCAGGCAAGACCATCGTCTTTGCGATGACACAAGACCACGCCTTGCGTTTGCAGGATGCGTTTTATGAGATGTATCCGCAATTCCCAGACTTGGCGAAGGTCATCACGCATAAATCGGAATATCGCGGCACATTGGTGGAAGCGTTCAAGAAGAAGGATTTCCCGCGCATTGCTATTTCCGTGGACATGCTCGATACGGGCATTGATATTCCCGAAGCCGTCAATCTGGTGTTCATGAAGCCTGTGCAATCGCCCATCAAGTTACAGCAGATGATCGGGCGCGGGACGCGCGTGCAGGCGGCGTGCAGAAATCTGGCGTTACTGCCGAACTTCGAGAAGAAGGATTTTCTCATCATTGACTTCTGGGAGAACAATTTCAGCAGGGATGCCAAGGAAGTCGTTGACCAATCTACGCCTGTGCTGGTGACGATCTTCAACACACGTTTGAAATTGTTGGAGACCTATCTCAAAGACCAGAAAGACCCCGATTGTAAGCAAGTGATCGCTGACCTGCGCGAGCAGATTCAGGGCATCCCAACCGACTCGTTTACCATCCGCAAGCATATGCCAGAGATCGAAGAAGCATGGACAGATGCCTTCTGGGACTATCTCATCCCCAGCAAGATCGAATTCTTGAAATTGAAAGTCGCCCCGCACCTGCGACTCGTCCCTGGCGTGGACGTTGCTGCGGCGACCTTCATCAGCAAAGTGGAACGGTTGAAACTACTCAAACGCACAGGCAGGGAAACCAGTGGAACGATTCAATCCATCGTAGAAGATGCCCAGAGTTTGCGCGATACGATTTTGTCTGACGCGGAAATCAAAGCCAAGAGCATGTGCGTTCCTGAAAAATTGGTGGAGTTCTCGAACAACGAATTGGACCTGCTTCGAGATGTGCTTTCACCGTGTATGAAGAACAAAATACGGTATGACTCTTTCCTGGAACTCGATCTACTGGATTCCATTGCGGTCAGCGGCTACATTTTGCTCACCAAGAGCGGAGAGAAAATGTACGTGGCGGAATATCGCCGTTTGGTGGAAGAGCGCATTTTGCAATTGGTGGCGAACCACCCCACAATAAAGGCAATTCAAAACAGTTATGGTAGGGGCGAAGCATTGCTTCGCCCTTACATCGACGACTGGCAACTGCTCGAACTCGAACGCACACTGACCAAAGAACTCGGCGAAGGCGACCTGGAAGTGACGCCAGAAAACTTGAAGAAGGTTTTCGCTCACACCGCCGATAGTTTTCTCGGCTTGGTGCGCCAGGTGCTGGACATGCAGTACCTGCCCGATTACAAGGATTTGGTGGCGCGGCAGTTTGAAACCTATGTGACCCAACACAACTACAACGCTGACCAGATTCGCTTCTTGCGCGCGGTGCAAAGCGTGTTCTTGCAAAAGCGCCACCTCGAAACTGCCGACCTATACGAGCCGCCGTTGGATATGTTTGGCGCGGACGCGGTGGAGCGGTGGTTTACGGAGAAGGAAGTGGAAGAAGTGGTTGAGTTTGCAAATAAGATGGCGGTATAG
- a CDS encoding tetratricopeptide repeat protein, with amino-acid sequence MKKKALPLTLVLIGAALLITTVVFWIDSSTTTEPQSFGKTLLDWVTLIAGLGASIKGWMDLFKPDKPKPPTTKIEVKGERSQVSTGDNSPNIQTETYIGTQIVQQPSEPKTPRSLNQLPSPPLDFIGREKELAQLRQNIEKGVVISGVQGMGGIGKTALGLKLAEQISPNYPDGQIYLDLRGAHEQTPLTPEQVMAHLIRSFHPETALPLDFGELGAMYRSVLSGKKALLFYDNARDEKQLDSLLPPRGCTLFVTSRQYFTLPGLVAIDLETLDSKDAVELVQEISSRVNNKDAETLAKLCGYLPLAIRAAVSVLPRRPDWSPTELIKRLSDSRARLGLVESSLSLSYDALDSELQKYLRQLGVFAAPFDKAAILAVWFDERDLRLRQLGLTLSSSSGTDDEIVNKKSPEREADDILGELLKTSLLKYDQNTNEYYFHDLTHIFLEEKVRQDENSDDVLWRYAQHYLKLASQADDDYRKGEGQYLVAIARFRQLWLHVNKISERLSIESNWKKPISAERWLERSAYTVSEMLTIGLTPNNYISYVQRSLNASRRNKNQEVESYNLNKLGLAYSALGDARKAIEYYEQALAIARDIGDRKSEGGILGNVGLAYSALGDARKAIEYYEQALAIARDIGDRKTEGMFLGNVGLAYSALGDARKAIEYYEQALAIARDIGDRKSEGGILGNVGGAYSALGDARKAIEYYEQALAIARDIGDRKTEGMFLGNVGLAYSALGDARKAIEYYEQALAIARDIGDRKTEGMFLGNVGGAYSALGDARKAIEYYEQALAIARDIGDRKSEGGILGNVGGAYSALGDARKAIEYYEQALAIARDIGDRRSESFFVSNLGAINRTLGNLDIALDFLKQGLEISKEVGDRHGEGADWDNLANVYADKQDYENALIAYKNAMDISREVGDPSLEANIAWNVATIYYEKEQYEMACKYMQITVDFENKINHPNANTDLEALNKVRAKIQNITKPEELN; translated from the coding sequence ATGAAGAAAAAAGCCTTGCCCCTAACCCTTGTTCTCATTGGCGCAGCGTTATTGATAACGACTGTGGTCTTTTGGATTGATTCGAGCACAACCACCGAGCCGCAGAGTTTCGGGAAAACTTTACTCGACTGGGTAACACTCATTGCTGGGCTTGGGGCAAGTATCAAAGGTTGGATGGATTTATTTAAGCCTGATAAACCAAAACCACCGACCACGAAAATTGAAGTGAAAGGCGAAAGATCGCAAGTTTCTACTGGCGATAATTCCCCAAATATTCAAACTGAGACTTACATCGGCACTCAGATTGTTCAACAACCATCAGAGCCAAAAACGCCAAGGTCTCTAAACCAATTACCTTCGCCACCTTTGGATTTTATTGGACGGGAAAAAGAATTAGCCCAACTTCGCCAGAACATTGAAAAAGGAGTGGTAATTTCAGGTGTTCAAGGTATGGGCGGAATTGGCAAAACTGCACTTGGTTTGAAACTCGCTGAACAAATTTCACCCAATTATCCAGATGGGCAAATATATCTTGACTTGCGCGGCGCGCATGAGCAGACACCACTTACACCTGAACAAGTTATGGCGCACCTGATTCGGAGTTTTCACCCTGAAACCGCTTTACCGCTTGATTTTGGGGAATTAGGCGCAATGTATCGATCTGTGCTAAGCGGTAAGAAAGCATTGCTTTTTTACGATAATGCACGTGACGAAAAACAGTTGGATTCATTGTTGCCCCCCAGAGGGTGTACTTTATTTGTCACTTCACGTCAGTACTTTACCTTGCCTGGACTTGTGGCAATTGACCTGGAGACTCTAGACTCCAAAGACGCAGTTGAATTGGTACAAGAAATATCGTCAAGAGTTAATAATAAAGACGCTGAAACGCTTGCGAAACTATGCGGTTACCTGCCGCTGGCGATTCGCGCGGCTGTGAGCGTTTTGCCCAGAAGACCCGATTGGTCTCCCACCGAATTGATAAAACGGCTGAGTGATAGCAGGGCAAGATTGGGGCTGGTTGAAAGTTCGCTGAGTTTAAGTTACGACGCCCTTGATTCCGAATTACAAAAATATCTGCGCCAACTTGGAGTGTTTGCTGCACCCTTTGACAAAGCAGCAATTCTGGCGGTGTGGTTTGATGAAAGAGATTTGCGCTTGCGACAATTAGGGTTGACATTAAGCTCATCATCAGGCACAGATGATGAAATTGTCAATAAAAAATCGCCCGAACGGGAAGCAGATGATATTCTCGGTGAGTTATTAAAGACCAGCCTGTTGAAATACGATCAAAACACAAATGAATATTATTTTCATGACCTGACACATATATTTCTTGAGGAAAAGGTTCGGCAAGACGAAAATTCTGATGATGTTTTATGGCGATATGCACAGCACTATTTGAAACTTGCAAGCCAGGCTGATGACGATTATCGAAAAGGCGAAGGACAATATCTTGTTGCTATTGCCCGTTTTCGACAATTGTGGTTACATGTCAATAAAATATCTGAAAGATTATCAATCGAATCAAATTGGAAAAAGCCAATTTCGGCTGAACGATGGTTGGAAAGATCTGCTTACACAGTTAGTGAAATGCTCACTATTGGCTTAACGCCAAATAACTATATCTCTTATGTCCAACGGAGTCTTAACGCTTCAAGACGAAACAAAAACCAAGAAGTAGAAAGTTACAATTTGAATAAACTGGGTCTCGCCTACTCCGCCTTGGGGGATGCGCGCAAAGCGATTGAGTACTACGAGCAGGCGCTTGCCATTGCCCGCGACATCGGCGATAGAAAGAGCGAAGGCGGTATTCTTGGCAACGTGGGTCTCGCCTACTCCGCCTTGGGGGATGCGCGCAAAGCGATTGAGTACTACGAGCAGGCGCTTGCCATTGCCCGCGACATCGGCGATAGAAAAACGGAAGGAATGTTTCTTGGCAACGTGGGTCTCGCCTACTCCGCCTTGGGGGATGCGCGCAAAGCGATTGAGTACTACGAGCAGGCGCTTGCCATTGCCCGCGACATCGGCGATAGAAAGAGCGAAGGCGGTATTCTTGGCAACGTGGGTGGAGCCTACTCCGCCTTGGGGGATGCGCGCAAAGCGATTGAGTACTACGAGCAGGCGCTTGCCATTGCCCGCGACATCGGCGATAGAAAAACGGAAGGAATGTTTCTTGGCAACGTGGGTCTCGCCTACTCCGCCTTGGGGGATGCGCGCAAAGCGATTGAGTACTACGAGCAGGCGCTTGCCATTGCCCGCGACATCGGCGATAGAAAAACGGAAGGAATGTTTCTTGGCAACGTGGGTGGAGCCTACTCCGCCTTGGGGGATGCGCGCAAAGCGATTGAGTACTACGAGCAGGCGCTTGCCATTGCCCGCGACATCGGCGATAGAAAGAGCGAAGGCGGTATTCTTGGCAACGTGGGTGGAGCCTACTCCGCCTTGGGGGATGCGCGCAAAGCGATTGAGTACTACGAGCAGGCGCTTGCCATTGCCCGCGACATCGGCGATAGACGAAGTGAGAGTTTTTTTGTCAGTAATTTAGGGGCAATAAATCGAACACTTGGTAATCTTGATATTGCTTTGGATTTTCTAAAACAAGGTCTGGAGATTTCAAAAGAGGTTGGTGATAGGCACGGGGAAGGTGCAGATTGGGATAATCTTGCCAACGTTTATGCTGATAAGCAGGATTATGAGAATGCGCTCATTGCCTACAAAAATGCTATGGACATCTCTAGAGAAGTTGGCGATCCATCTCTGGAAGCCAATATCGCCTGGAACGTTGCTACAATTTACTATGAAAAAGAACAGTATGAAATGGCATGTAAATATATGCAAATCACGGTTGACTTTGAGAATAAGATAAATCATCCAAATGCAAATACAGACTTGGAAGCCTTGAATAAGGTACGCGCTAAAATTCAGAATATAACCAAGCCCGAGGAACTGAATTAA
- a CDS encoding class I SAM-dependent DNA methyltransferase, with translation MLTDPKLRSQVDALWDKFWTGGLTNPLDAIEQFSYLLFLKRLDDRENAAERQAKRKGTTYQPNVKKEMRWSVWKQMKAEEMLKHLKSVVFPQLASLTDEASSFGIYMRGAECKINKPSLLVEAVNLIDQMEISQQNQDVQGDLFEYLLSHLSIAGRNGQFRTPRHIIRMMVQMLDPKPRERIGDLAAGTGGFLINAHQYILEKATSKNILEFDADGSAHHLIGDLLKDDERKFMNSKKYLRGFDNDSGMTMLRIGSMNLMLHGIQEPQFFYMDTLSKGYGEVGEYDVILMNPPFKGAVDKGDVHPDLPSDTTKSELLFLHLILRALDMGGRAAVIVPDGVLFGSSRAHVELRKRLIEENRLDGVVSMPSGVFKPYAGVSTAVLFFTRGAQTKNIWFYDMAHDGFSLDDKRTKVDENDIPDILDCWKKRGDKKFIESREQRIVELRKELTPLKEKRLKLQAEVNRLTFELAIAPVSDGSSAPQPVTAETRSDAEKTKEKLGALGVSAVNALADAQEQLSTLQSLLSSPQGELDRLTRQFWVTKEQVKANKYDLSASRYRQVEADAAYHEQPSVTLERLARLESVMLDEIAELKKTMKAEG, from the coding sequence ATGCTCACCGACCCTAAACTCCGCAGCCAAGTAGACGCCCTCTGGGATAAGTTCTGGACGGGTGGATTGACGAACCCGCTCGATGCGATCGAGCAGTTTTCGTATTTGTTGTTCCTCAAGCGGTTGGATGACCGCGAGAACGCGGCGGAAAGACAGGCAAAACGCAAGGGGACGACGTATCAGCCCAACGTTAAGAAAGAGATGCGTTGGAGCGTCTGGAAGCAGATGAAGGCGGAAGAGATGCTCAAGCATCTTAAGTCGGTCGTCTTCCCGCAGTTGGCGAGTCTCACTGATGAAGCATCATCATTTGGTATCTACATGCGCGGGGCGGAGTGCAAGATCAATAAGCCGAGTCTGCTGGTGGAGGCGGTGAACCTGATCGACCAGATGGAGATCAGCCAGCAAAATCAGGATGTGCAGGGCGACCTGTTCGAGTACCTGCTGAGTCATTTGAGCATCGCCGGGCGCAATGGACAGTTCCGCACGCCGCGTCACATCATCCGCATGATGGTGCAGATGCTCGACCCCAAGCCGCGTGAACGCATCGGCGACCTGGCGGCGGGCACGGGCGGATTTTTGATCAACGCGCACCAGTATATTTTGGAGAAGGCGACGTCGAAGAACATCCTTGAATTCGATGCGGACGGCAGCGCACATCATCTGATCGGCGACCTGCTGAAGGATGACGAGCGCAAGTTCATGAATAGCAAAAAATATCTGCGCGGCTTCGACAACGACTCAGGCATGACCATGCTGCGCATCGGCTCGATGAACCTGATGTTGCACGGCATTCAGGAGCCGCAGTTCTTTTACATGGACACGCTCTCCAAGGGCTATGGGGAGGTGGGCGAGTACGATGTCATTTTGATGAACCCGCCCTTCAAAGGCGCGGTGGACAAAGGCGACGTGCATCCCGACCTGCCCAGCGATACGACCAAGAGCGAGTTGCTCTTTTTGCATTTGATTTTGCGCGCGCTCGATATGGGCGGACGCGCGGCGGTGATCGTGCCCGATGGCGTGCTGTTCGGGTCGAGCCGCGCCCATGTGGAACTGCGCAAACGCCTCATCGAAGAGAATCGGCTGGACGGCGTGGTCTCGATGCCTTCGGGCGTCTTCAAGCCCTACGCGGGCGTCAGCACGGCGGTGCTGTTCTTCACGCGCGGCGCACAGACGAAAAACATTTGGTTCTATGACATGGCGCACGATGGTTTTTCGCTGGATGATAAGCGGACAAAAGTGGATGAGAACGACATCCCCGATATTTTGGATTGTTGGAAGAAGCGGGGGGATAAGAAGTTCATAGAGAGTAGAGAACAGAGAATCGTGGAGTTGCGGAAGGAGTTGACTCCGTTGAAGGAAAAGAGATTGAAGTTGCAAGCGGAAGTCAACCGCCTCACGTTCGAACTGGCAATTGCCCCTGTTTCTGACGGCTCTTCTGCCCCGCAACCTGTCACCGCAGAGACGCGGAGCGACGCAGAGAAAACCAAAGAAAAACTCGGCGCTCTCGGCGTCTCCGCGGTCAATGCTCTTGCTGATGCGCAAGAACAACTCTCTACTCTCCAATCTCTACTCTCTTCTCCGCAAGGGGAACTCGACCGCCTGACCCGCCAATTCTGGGTGACCAAGGAGCAGGTCAAGGCGAACAAGTACGATCTCTCTGCCAGCCGTTACCGCCAAGTGGAAGCGGACGCGGCGTATCACGAACAGCCGTCTGTGACGCTGGAACGTTTGGCGCGGTTGGAGAGTGTGATGTTGGATGAAATTGCGGAATTGAAGAAAACGATGAAGGCTGAAGGATGA
- a CDS encoding restriction endonuclease subunit S — MNQPFVELQEVCRFISGGTPSTKVPEYFMGTIPWITGADMNGNVITKARQYITEEAIQNSATNIVPKGNILLVTRTGVGKVAIAGVDICISQDFTGLELDKTKVDEWFLLYYLRSQEEALTSQQRGATIQGITRDVVETLKLPLPPLTEQKRIASLLARADRLRSLRRTAHDLGESLLQSVFLEMFGDEQKQNYVTIQELMDSEVIIDMQDGNHGGDYPRTSEFVSEGIPFLTATNVIGNRVFLDAAPRLKPERAHKLRIGWVKPNDVLLSHNATVGRVAIMPYFEGEVVLGTSLTYYRLNPEILLPRYFSGLLQSRHFQSQLESFMGQTTRNQVPITRQRELFVPVPPPLNLQEEFAGMVARVESLRGRMSEAGRQVEGLFESLLAKSFGGGR, encoded by the coding sequence ATGAATCAGCCATTCGTTGAGTTGCAAGAAGTTTGTCGGTTTATCAGCGGCGGAACGCCAAGCACAAAAGTTCCTGAATATTTCATGGGAACGATTCCTTGGATTACTGGCGCAGATATGAACGGCAACGTGATAACTAAAGCGCGACAATACATTACCGAAGAAGCAATTCAGAACTCGGCAACAAATATTGTTCCAAAAGGAAATATCTTGCTTGTCACTCGCACTGGTGTTGGCAAAGTTGCCATTGCTGGTGTTGATATTTGCATAAGCCAAGATTTTACGGGATTGGAACTCGACAAAACAAAAGTAGATGAATGGTTCTTGCTCTATTATTTGCGCTCTCAAGAAGAAGCCCTTACTTCTCAACAGCGTGGTGCGACCATTCAAGGAATTACAAGAGATGTAGTTGAAACTCTAAAACTTCCCCTGCCCCCGCTGACCGAGCAAAAGCGGATTGCGTCCCTACTGGCGCGGGCTGACCGTCTCCGCTCCCTGCGGCGGACAGCGCACGATCTCGGCGAGTCCCTGCTCCAGTCCGTGTTTTTGGAGATGTTTGGGGATGAACAAAAGCAAAACTATGTAACGATTCAAGAGTTGATGGACTCAGAAGTCATTATTGATATGCAAGACGGAAATCATGGTGGTGACTATCCAAGAACATCAGAATTTGTTTCTGAAGGCATACCATTTCTAACTGCAACTAATGTAATTGGCAACCGAGTTTTTCTTGACGCTGCTCCTAGATTGAAACCAGAAAGAGCGCATAAATTACGAATTGGTTGGGTAAAGCCAAATGATGTTTTGCTGTCTCATAACGCTACAGTTGGACGTGTTGCTATCATGCCATACTTTGAAGGCGAAGTTGTACTTGGCACATCATTAACTTATTACAGATTAAATCCTGAAATTCTTTTACCCCGATATTTTTCTGGTCTTTTGCAGTCAAGGCATTTTCAATCCCAACTTGAAAGTTTTATGGGGCAAACAACGCGCAATCAAGTTCCAATAACTCGCCAAAGGGAATTGTTTGTTCCTGTTCCGCCACCGCTGAATCTGCAAGAAGAGTTTGCGGGCATGGTGGCGCGGGTCGAGTCGCTGCGGGGGAGGATGTCCGAGGCGGGGAGGCAGGTCGAGGGGTTGTTTGAGAGTCTGTTGGCGAAGAGCTTCGGAGGAGGAAGGTAA
- a CDS encoding TIR domain-containing protein: MPFETARVALLGELAVVISGYSPKPSERQRVGKYLLLGGRNIGDRRISLTVKDSYIEDVDKVSFRSAIARAGDIIVSTLFKDRKIYFFRESDLPSVVNNSCKIIRATANNDYILSYLRTEKGQKQFLSDADNTAKGALIPFISTKDILNIEIPILPFEELQHLGDSYIQNATLDDLVVIRDELKSKEKEVAVLQSRLTDITTYYEDRLKKVETRITNLESIPIVERPLKVFLCHSSSDKPYVRNLYENLTELPNVDPWLDEKKLLPGDDWQLEIENAVRTSDVVLVCLSKMSTTKEGFVQKEIKYALDVAEEKPPGTIFIVPLKIEECLVPKRLNQFQWLDYFADDANEKLLKSLEKRARTLGIEFRYESR; this comes from the coding sequence ATGCCATTCGAAACTGCTCGTGTCGCGTTGTTAGGTGAGTTAGCTGTCGTAATCTCTGGATATTCGCCAAAACCAAGCGAAAGACAAAGGGTTGGAAAATATCTATTACTAGGTGGACGAAATATTGGTGATAGAAGGATATCTTTAACTGTCAAAGATTCTTATATTGAAGATGTAGATAAAGTCAGTTTTCGAAGCGCTATAGCCCGAGCAGGTGATATTATCGTTTCAACACTTTTTAAAGATCGAAAAATTTATTTTTTCAGAGAAAGTGACCTACCATCTGTAGTCAATAATAGCTGCAAAATAATTAGAGCAACAGCGAACAATGATTATATTCTGTCATATTTGAGAACTGAGAAAGGACAAAAACAATTTCTTTCGGATGCAGATAATACTGCTAAGGGAGCCTTGATTCCATTCATATCCACAAAAGATATTCTAAATATTGAAATACCAATCTTGCCTTTTGAAGAACTACAGCATTTGGGTGATAGCTACATTCAAAATGCTACTTTAGATGATTTGGTTGTAATTCGTGATGAACTCAAGAGCAAAGAGAAAGAAGTGGCAGTACTTCAAAGTAGACTGACTGATATAACGACTTATTACGAAGACAGATTAAAGAAAGTAGAAACGCGAATAACAAATTTAGAGTCTATTCCAATAGTTGAGAGACCATTAAAAGTGTTTTTATGCCATTCAAGTTCAGATAAGCCTTATGTTAGGAATCTATATGAAAATTTAACCGAATTACCAAATGTTGATCCTTGGTTGGATGAAAAAAAACTCTTACCAGGTGATGATTGGCAATTGGAAATCGAAAATGCAGTAAGAACATCTGACGTTGTTCTTGTGTGTCTATCCAAAATGTCAACAACCAAAGAGGGATTTGTTCAAAAAGAAATAAAATACGCTTTGGATGTTGCTGAAGAAAAACCACCAGGCACCATCTTCATTGTCCCCTTGAAAATAGAAGAATGCTTAGTTCCCAAACGACTTAACCAATTTCAATGGCTTGATTATTTTGCTGATGATGCAAATGAAAAGCTACTCAAATCTCTTGAAAAACGTGCTCGAACATTGGGAATTGAGTTTAGATATGAAAGCAGATAA
- a CDS encoding LCP family protein, with the protein MLEDTRPTDRMSRMQAVRAVPRQKRPKRWNWLVFASLFIAAYFLAPLRTNILLLGTDASPERGGTGRTDTIILTTIVPLQPYVGMLSIPRDLWVPIPGVGEQRINTAYFFAEADQPGAGSEAALETIRQNFNVPVRYYALIRMTELIFLVDALGGVDVELAAPQGGLPAGTHHLNGLQALAFARDRSMGDDFGRMAGTQVLLTAVIKKIIQPASWSKLPEILPPLFRAVETNLPAWQYPRLGFAMLRALLTGLDNRSITREMVIPFQTSQGAQVLAPNWEAIRPLIREMFGR; encoded by the coding sequence TGCGCGCCGTGCCGCGACAAAAACGCCCCAAACGATGGAACTGGCTGGTATTCGCATCCCTGTTCATTGCTGCCTACTTCCTCGCGCCCCTGCGCACCAATATCCTCCTGCTCGGCACAGATGCCTCCCCCGAGCGCGGGGGCACCGGGCGCACCGATACGATCATCCTGACCACCATCGTCCCGCTCCAGCCGTACGTCGGCATGCTTTCCATCCCGCGCGACCTGTGGGTGCCGATTCCCGGCGTGGGCGAACAAAGAATCAACACGGCGTATTTCTTCGCCGAAGCAGACCAGCCCGGGGCGGGGTCCGAGGCGGCGCTTGAAACCATCCGCCAGAACTTCAACGTGCCCGTCCGCTACTATGCGCTGATCCGCATGACCGAACTCATCTTCCTTGTGGATGCGCTGGGCGGAGTGGATGTCGAACTGGCGGCGCCTCAGGGCGGACTTCCGGCTGGCACCCACCATCTGAACGGACTCCAGGCACTTGCCTTTGCCCGCGACAGGAGCATGGGCGACGACTTCGGGCGCATGGCTGGCACGCAAGTCCTGCTGACCGCCGTGATCAAGAAGATCATCCAGCCCGCCTCGTGGAGCAAACTGCCCGAAATCCTGCCGCCGCTCTTCCGCGCGGTCGAGACCAACCTGCCCGCCTGGCAGTACCCGCGCCTCGGGTTTGCCATGCTGCGCGCCCTGCTCACCGGCTTGGACAACCGCAGTATTACGCGCGAGATGGTCATCCCATTCCAGACCTCGCAGGGTGCGCAGGTGCTCGCGCCGAACTGGGAGGCGATCCGCCCGCTCATCCGCGAGATGTTCGGCAGGTGA